Proteins encoded in a region of the Sulfurimonas marina genome:
- the galT gene encoding galactose-1-phosphate uridylyltransferase: protein MSEIRHDRIANQYVIIAPERLRRPNSVTASKSLETPQSNCPFCEGNEHLTPAEIFALRKNEPNMSGWKTRVVPNLYKAVQIEASESSKRDGMFESVPGLGAHEIVIDNPCHSCNMEDLDENDVQNWIKTIVTRMEDLQKDKRLVYISVFKNVGKDAGATQQHPHTQIIALPVMPKDAIYFLSRNMLYYQRHGRGIVEDILHNEILFKKRLITQTQNFVAFCPFASSYPFEVMISPVNNIISLHKATKKELEELGVLVKSIFAKLSKQLGSFDYNLAFMQAPLNQNFENESYMALLEQNFRFTLRIIPRIYNIGGFELSSGMAINCMEPEECARLLRGEEL, encoded by the coding sequence ATGTCTGAGATAAGACACGATAGAATTGCTAATCAGTATGTGATCATAGCTCCTGAAAGGCTTCGAAGACCAAATAGTGTAACAGCTTCAAAATCTCTTGAAACTCCACAAAGTAATTGCCCTTTTTGTGAAGGTAACGAGCATCTTACTCCCGCAGAGATCTTTGCATTGCGTAAAAACGAGCCAAATATGTCAGGTTGGAAGACTCGTGTTGTACCAAATCTCTATAAAGCGGTACAGATAGAAGCGAGTGAGAGCTCAAAGCGTGACGGAATGTTTGAGTCAGTTCCGGGACTTGGAGCCCATGAGATTGTTATAGATAATCCTTGCCACTCTTGTAATATGGAAGACCTAGATGAGAACGATGTGCAAAACTGGATAAAAACAATAGTAACGAGAATGGAAGACCTTCAAAAAGATAAGCGCTTGGTTTATATAAGTGTATTTAAAAATGTAGGCAAAGATGCGGGTGCTACGCAGCAGCATCCACATACTCAAATTATTGCTTTGCCGGTGATGCCAAAAGATGCGATCTATTTTTTGAGCAGAAATATGCTTTATTATCAAAGACACGGCAGAGGGATAGTTGAAGATATTTTGCATAATGAGATCTTGTTTAAAAAACGACTTATTACACAGACACAAAATTTTGTTGCTTTTTGTCCTTTTGCAAGCAGTTATCCTTTTGAGGTGATGATCTCTCCCGTGAACAATATCATCTCACTGCATAAAGCCACTAAAAAAGAGTTGGAGGAGCTGGGAGTTTTAGTAAAATCGATATTTGCAAAACTCTCAAAACAGCTGGGTTCTTTTGATTATAATTTGGCCTTTATGCAGGCACCTCTCAATCAAAACTTTGAAAACGAAAGCTATATGGCACTTTTAGAACAAAATTTCCGTTTTACTTTGCGAATAATTCCTAGGATCTATAATATAGGAGGCTTTGAGCTCTCAAGCGGTATGGCTATTAACTGTATGGAGCCAGAAGAGTGTGCAAGGCTACTGCGAGGGGAGGAGCTATGA
- a CDS encoding alpha-amylase/4-alpha-glucanotransferase domain-containing protein — protein sequence MEKVTLLFGVHMHQPVDNFSECIAEAVAKSYKPFFDVMMRYPEFKFSLHCSGWLLNEIRKKYPELFNVMKLLTQKGSIEWLTAGYYEPVLSAIPSNDRIAQVKKLNRFLKKHFGVRPKGLWLTERVWESTLIPDLVQCGIEYVVVDDYHFLSSGFPAKKLDGYYTTEEGGAKCALFPISKPLRYDLPFSNVEKAIESVLGYRNRDGSAAVFFDDAEKFGLWPNTFEWVYEQGWLEKFVRLVLDEQLIVTQHYKEYMQEHHSLGIAYLNNTSYFEMGEWSLNNEDAKELHALQKYLGQEYMEKKGIAFVKGGIWKNFFVKYPESNYLHKRMLWLSKQSESFSKVQKEALYKLQTNDVFWHGVFGGIYLPNLRDNAYRYLLEIERGFERKEKEFLDIDQDGYEELKVRTDELSLVFSLKEGGTLMEFGSFETLFNWQNTLMRKEESYHFQPELLEETKELESIHDGMVMDELLKKELVFDSIPRYSFIDCFSKKPFVLEHLREGSQEIKRVQSAAECKLQKGNILFFTQGSVFEHANVQIEKRYRVKDKALHLDLQLFSELEDRLYYALEFNLHFAHLSTLTLNGEKIAEGFSQKNCREIALYDDFTNKSVRLQSQQECDVHAYIASSIAKSESGYDKTPQQLTLFCSFSMEQKLDLHISLEICDV from the coding sequence ATGGAAAAAGTTACTTTACTTTTTGGCGTACATATGCACCAACCGGTAGATAATTTCAGCGAGTGTATAGCAGAGGCTGTAGCGAAAAGTTATAAACCTTTTTTTGACGTGATGATGCGTTATCCGGAGTTTAAATTCTCTTTGCATTGCAGCGGATGGCTCCTTAACGAGATTAGGAAAAAATACCCTGAACTTTTTAACGTGATGAAACTACTTACACAAAAAGGTTCCATCGAGTGGTTGACAGCGGGATACTATGAACCGGTACTCAGTGCTATTCCCTCAAACGATCGCATAGCACAAGTGAAAAAGTTAAACAGGTTTTTAAAAAAACATTTTGGAGTTCGTCCAAAAGGGCTTTGGCTCACTGAGCGAGTATGGGAGAGTACTTTGATTCCAGACCTTGTACAATGTGGAATTGAGTATGTAGTAGTGGATGACTACCACTTTTTAAGCAGCGGATTTCCGGCTAAGAAGCTTGACGGGTATTATACAACCGAAGAGGGTGGAGCTAAGTGTGCACTGTTTCCTATCTCCAAGCCGCTTCGCTACGATCTTCCTTTTTCTAACGTTGAAAAAGCGATAGAGAGTGTACTCGGATATAGAAACAGAGATGGTTCAGCTGCTGTTTTTTTCGATGATGCAGAGAAGTTTGGACTGTGGCCTAACACTTTTGAATGGGTGTACGAGCAGGGTTGGCTTGAGAAGTTTGTACGTTTAGTATTGGACGAACAGTTAATTGTAACGCAACACTATAAAGAGTATATGCAAGAGCATCACTCTTTGGGGATTGCTTATCTTAATAACACCTCTTACTTTGAGATGGGTGAGTGGAGTTTAAATAATGAGGATGCAAAAGAGTTGCATGCCCTGCAAAAGTATCTTGGTCAAGAGTATATGGAGAAAAAAGGGATAGCATTTGTAAAAGGGGGGATATGGAAAAACTTTTTTGTGAAATATCCCGAGAGCAATTATTTGCACAAACGGATGTTATGGCTTAGCAAACAAAGTGAGAGTTTCTCCAAGGTACAAAAAGAGGCTCTGTATAAACTTCAAACAAACGATGTCTTTTGGCATGGTGTATTCGGCGGGATCTACTTGCCGAACTTACGAGATAATGCCTACAGATATCTTTTAGAGATTGAAAGAGGATTTGAGCGTAAAGAGAAGGAGTTTTTAGATATCGATCAAGATGGATATGAAGAACTCAAAGTAAGAACAGATGAACTCTCTTTGGTATTCTCCTTAAAAGAGGGGGGAACCCTTATGGAGTTTGGCTCTTTTGAAACACTTTTTAACTGGCAAAACACTCTGATGAGAAAAGAGGAGAGTTACCATTTTCAGCCCGAACTTTTAGAAGAGACAAAAGAGCTTGAGTCGATCCACGATGGGATGGTTATGGATGAGCTGCTTAAAAAAGAGCTTGTGTTTGACTCTATCCCTAGGTACTCTTTTATCGATTGTTTTTCAAAAAAACCTTTCGTATTAGAGCATTTGAGAGAGGGCTCTCAAGAGATTAAAAGAGTGCAAAGTGCTGCTGAATGTAAGTTACAAAAGGGTAATATATTGTTTTTTACACAAGGGAGTGTTTTTGAGCATGCAAATGTGCAGATAGAAAAGAGATACAGAGTCAAAGATAAAGCACTTCATCTCGATCTGCAGCTCTTTAGTGAGTTAGAAGATCGGCTCTATTATGCTTTAGAGTTTAACCTTCATTTCGCTCATCTCTCGACACTTACACTTAACGGGGAAAAAATAGCTGAAGGGTTCAGTCAAAAAAATTGCAGGGAGATAGCATTGTATGATGATTTTACAAACAAATCAGTGCGTTTACAAAGTCAGCAGGAGTGTGATGTGCATGCATATATAGCAAGCAGTATTGCAAAAAGCGAAAGCGGATACGATAAAACACCCCAGCAACTAACACTTTTTTGTAGCTTCTCTATGGAACAAAAACTAGATTTACATATAAGCTTGGAGATATGCGATGTCTGA